One part of the Tunicatimonas pelagia genome encodes these proteins:
- a CDS encoding DinB family protein, with product MQSIDLIRDNLEKSTSRVLVRIEDMSNYGTVFPTPNGGCHTLWVLGHLAYIEALVIRVFMLAEPNPLQDWKEIFDGTEVAGDINQYPSFNFVLTRCREMRQSTMSLLDSLTENDLDKKSQNAPEGFEDMFGTYRHCFQFAADHWYIHRGQLADARRAARLERMWF from the coding sequence ATGCAATCCATTGATCTTATACGAGATAATTTAGAGAAGAGTACTAGTCGGGTGCTGGTGCGTATTGAAGATATGAGTAACTATGGTACAGTGTTTCCGACACCGAATGGAGGATGTCACACTCTCTGGGTACTCGGACACTTAGCATATATTGAGGCACTGGTTATTAGGGTATTTATGCTCGCTGAACCCAATCCTTTGCAAGACTGGAAAGAAATATTTGATGGGACAGAAGTAGCTGGTGATATTAATCAATATCCTTCGTTTAATTTCGTTTTGACCAGATGCCGCGAGATGCGTCAATCAACTATGAGCTTACTTGATTCGCTCACCGAAAACGATCTTGATAAGAAAAGTCAGAACGCACCCGAGGGCTTCGAGGATATGTTTGGTACCTATCGTCATTGTTTTCAGTTTGCCGCTGATCACTGGTACATTCACCGTGGTCAATTGGCTGATGCACGCCGTGCCGCCCGGCTAGAACGAATGTGGTTCTGA
- a CDS encoding 2Fe-2S iron-sulfur cluster-binding protein → MADDLITIFVEEESGEKRAIEAPTDMQLSLMELLKASDYPVQATCGGMALCATCHVEVVEGDDSYKEATDPELDMLDTLPEVTDASRLACQMRLADDMDGMVVRILAKEECS, encoded by the coding sequence ATGGCAGATGATTTAATCACAATTTTTGTAGAAGAGGAAAGCGGTGAAAAAAGGGCGATTGAAGCCCCGACTGATATGCAGTTATCGCTGATGGAGTTGCTGAAAGCGTCCGATTATCCGGTGCAAGCCACCTGCGGAGGAATGGCTCTTTGCGCTACCTGCCATGTGGAAGTTGTAGAAGGTGATGATTCATACAAAGAAGCCACTGACCCAGAACTGGATATGCTGGACACCCTACCGGAAGTAACCGATGCTAGTCGGCTAGCCTGCCAAATGCGCCTCGCCGATGATATGGACGGAATGGTCGTTCGGATTCTTGCCAAAGAAGAGTGCAGTTGA
- a CDS encoding acyltransferase family protein — protein MNTAVSKSSNHRDHSLDFLRFFGVLIIIYAHTHPPEWIDQIRNFGTPLLIVASAATYAYIYRSRELKVVAFLEKRMYRLLIPAWTFLTFFFGSLLIVSIVLDRPYPFNTSTIVESYLLYRGIGYVWIFKVYLYLAFLTPLLLAYTRIVKNDLLYYGSLVLFFTIYSIASQYFENTMSERSFDIFADYVLTIFPYLALYGYGMRLHELKRSTVGWVALLSGIICAGIAIYLYQRTGAWVPTQEYKYPPQLYYLSYALMWVNILYLVAYSPLIKSIPPKIIQWLSENSLWIYLWHICAVYGLERVMEYDKSIPVTVIRFFLILAISIGLVLIQNQITKRVELLHVLLHGSRRIQKMKKVA, from the coding sequence TTGAACACAGCAGTAAGCAAGTCTTCCAACCACCGCGATCACTCATTAGATTTTTTACGATTCTTTGGGGTGTTAATCATCATTTATGCTCATACTCATCCGCCGGAGTGGATCGATCAGATTCGTAATTTTGGCACGCCTTTACTCATTGTAGCGTCAGCAGCCACCTACGCTTACATTTATCGTTCTCGAGAGTTAAAAGTGGTTGCATTTCTAGAAAAACGGATGTACCGCTTGCTAATTCCAGCTTGGACGTTTCTTACTTTCTTTTTTGGTAGTCTCTTGATTGTTTCCATTGTTCTTGACCGTCCTTATCCTTTCAATACCTCGACAATAGTTGAGTCGTACTTACTGTACCGAGGGATTGGATACGTCTGGATTTTTAAGGTATATCTCTACCTGGCTTTTCTCACTCCTCTGCTTCTTGCTTACACCCGAATTGTAAAGAACGATTTGCTTTACTACGGGTCACTAGTGTTGTTCTTTACCATCTACAGCATAGCTAGCCAGTATTTTGAGAATACCATGTCCGAACGCAGTTTTGATATTTTTGCTGATTATGTGCTAACCATTTTTCCCTATCTGGCATTGTATGGCTACGGCATGAGACTACACGAACTAAAAAGGTCGACCGTAGGTTGGGTTGCTCTGTTGTCCGGAATTATTTGTGCTGGAATAGCAATTTATCTTTACCAACGAACCGGAGCGTGGGTTCCTACCCAAGAGTATAAATACCCTCCGCAGTTATACTATCTGTCTTACGCCCTCATGTGGGTGAACATATTGTACTTGGTGGCGTACTCCCCTTTGATAAAAAGCATTCCGCCGAAAATTATTCAGTGGCTTTCCGAGAATTCGCTCTGGATTTACCTTTGGCACATCTGTGCAGTGTATGGCTTGGAAAGGGTGATGGAATACGATAAATCTATCCCCGTTACGGTGATAAGGTTCTTTTTAATTCTAGCGATTTCTATCGGTTTAGTACTGATTCAAAATCAGATAACCAAGCGAGTAGAACTACTACACGTATTGCTGCACGGAAGCCGACGAATACAAAAAATGAAGAAGGTCGCCTAG
- a CDS encoding GntR family transcriptional regulator — protein MKLPRYKQLHQKLKNDILSGHYTEGSLLPSENTLSAEHKITRVMVRQALSALEQEGYIARRQGKGSIVCAQQPALGLLSFRGFSEVVGETEHQPKSIFLQKPILSDWDSDFFFNVSAEEEEAGCIMIGRLRQVDSQPVMLEYTYLPNIGIPSFTDKKWVQNSLFRTLYHHYQIEITNVDQRIWAISAESDVSGFLGIAVGSPILHIQRQYGTNRPDYFVYSSLYCNTDHYAIGTIIK, from the coding sequence ATGAAACTTCCGCGCTATAAACAACTTCACCAAAAGCTTAAGAATGACATTCTCTCTGGGCATTATACTGAGGGTAGTTTACTTCCTTCGGAGAATACGTTGAGCGCTGAGCATAAAATTACCCGGGTGATGGTTCGTCAGGCATTAAGTGCGCTGGAGCAGGAAGGCTACATTGCCCGTCGGCAAGGAAAAGGTAGCATCGTTTGCGCCCAGCAACCCGCACTAGGATTATTATCCTTTCGGGGATTTTCTGAGGTAGTAGGAGAAACTGAGCATCAACCCAAATCAATATTTTTACAAAAGCCTATCCTGAGTGATTGGGATTCTGATTTCTTTTTCAATGTGTCGGCAGAGGAGGAAGAGGCGGGTTGTATTATGATAGGTCGCTTACGCCAGGTTGATTCACAACCAGTAATGTTGGAATACACTTATCTGCCTAATATTGGTATACCTAGTTTTACCGATAAAAAGTGGGTGCAGAACTCACTATTCCGTACGCTGTACCATCATTATCAAATAGAGATTACCAACGTAGATCAGCGCATCTGGGCAATCTCTGCCGAATCAGATGTTTCTGGATTTTTAGGCATTGCTGTTGGTTCACCCATCCTTCATATTCAACGACAGTACGGTACTAATCGCCCCGACTATTTTGTGTACAGCTCACTCTACTGCAATACTGACCACTACGCCATCGGCACCATCATAAAATAA
- the deoC gene encoding deoxyribose-phosphate aldolase, whose translation MDKITELAKMIDHSLLHPTMTDQDLVEGCELAKKYNAASVCIKPYAVPMAVKLLQGSDVAVGTVVGFPQGSSTTEIKVQETKQACRAGATEIDMVVNIGKVLSEDWEYVTDEIKAITDESHKHGAIVKVIFENDFLDNNQHKIKLCEICSELNADFVKTSTGYGFVKGSDGKYSYQGATHLDLKLMREHSAPQVQVKAAGGVRTLDDLLKVKELGVTRIGATATATILNEAQKRFGDGSVAVEENTKEDPSGY comes from the coding sequence ATGGATAAGATTACCGAACTCGCCAAAATGATTGACCACTCGCTGTTGCACCCCACCATGACGGATCAGGACTTAGTGGAGGGTTGCGAGCTAGCTAAAAAGTACAATGCTGCTTCCGTCTGTATCAAGCCTTACGCTGTACCAATGGCAGTAAAATTACTACAAGGTTCTGATGTAGCCGTAGGAACTGTGGTGGGTTTTCCGCAGGGAAGCTCAACCACTGAAATTAAGGTTCAAGAAACGAAGCAAGCTTGCCGAGCGGGAGCTACCGAAATTGATATGGTTGTAAATATCGGAAAAGTTCTAAGCGAAGACTGGGAGTACGTAACTGATGAAATAAAAGCAATCACGGACGAATCCCATAAACACGGGGCTATCGTGAAAGTGATTTTTGAGAATGACTTTCTGGATAACAATCAGCATAAAATTAAGCTCTGTGAGATTTGCAGTGAGCTAAACGCTGATTTTGTAAAGACCTCTACTGGTTATGGCTTCGTAAAGGGCAGCGATGGAAAATACTCTTATCAAGGAGCTACCCATCTTGATCTCAAGCTAATGCGAGAACACAGTGCTCCTCAAGTACAAGTGAAGGCCGCCGGGGGCGTTCGCACGCTAGATGATTTGTTGAAAGTAAAAGAATTAGGCGTGACCCGCATCGGAGCCACGGCTACCGCCACCATTCTGAACGAAGCCCAAAAACGCTTTGGTGATGGCAGCGTGGCTGTAGAAGAAAACACCAAAGAAGATCCTAGCGGGTATTAG
- a CDS encoding DUF1501 domain-containing protein, with the protein MNIYQEKQYRESQVETRRHFLKKCTSGLGGVALASLFGCNLDSNSTTPASINSLPTNPMAPGFSHFAGKAKRVIYMHMAGSPSQLELFDYKPELEKLHAKDCPPSLLEGKRFAFIEGVPKMLGPQAKFYQRGESGMMISDRLPHLATVADEITVVKSLHTDEFNHAPAQLLLQTGSARLGRPSFGSWVTYGLGSENENLPGFIVLVSGGKTPSAGKSVWGSGFLPSIYQGVQCRSQGDPVLYVSNPDGMNGDLRRKTLDAINHINQQEYQEVGDPEILTRISQYEMAYRMQTSVPEVMSIADEPEYIHQMYGTEPGKASFANNCLLARRLIEQGVRFVQLFDWGWDSHGTGVDTALEAGFKDKCRSVDRPMTALLKDLKQRGLLDETLIVWGGEFGRTPMQENRNGKEMPFMGRDHHTEAFSMWMAGGGLKGGYTHGETDEIGYYATKDRVHIHDLQATMLHLLGMDHEKLTYHFQGRDFRLTDVHGKVVRKILA; encoded by the coding sequence ATGAATATATATCAGGAAAAGCAGTATCGTGAGTCTCAGGTAGAAACCCGCCGTCACTTTCTGAAAAAATGTACATCAGGATTAGGCGGAGTAGCCCTAGCATCGTTATTCGGTTGTAATTTAGATAGTAATTCTACGACCCCGGCTTCCATTAATTCGCTGCCAACCAACCCGATGGCTCCAGGCTTTTCGCATTTTGCGGGTAAGGCCAAGCGAGTGATTTACATGCATATGGCCGGTTCGCCCTCTCAGCTCGAGCTATTTGACTATAAACCTGAGCTGGAGAAACTGCACGCTAAAGACTGCCCACCTTCATTACTAGAAGGCAAACGCTTCGCGTTTATTGAGGGAGTGCCCAAGATGCTAGGTCCCCAAGCGAAATTCTATCAGCGAGGCGAAAGCGGGATGATGATCTCAGATCGCTTACCCCACTTGGCTACCGTAGCCGATGAGATTACAGTGGTTAAGTCGCTGCATACCGATGAATTTAACCATGCTCCGGCTCAACTTTTACTGCAAACCGGTAGTGCCCGGCTGGGGCGACCGAGTTTTGGTTCCTGGGTTACTTACGGGTTAGGCAGCGAAAATGAGAACCTACCCGGATTTATTGTGCTGGTTTCGGGGGGGAAGACCCCGAGTGCTGGTAAGAGTGTTTGGGGCAGTGGATTTTTGCCATCAATCTACCAAGGCGTACAATGTCGCTCGCAGGGCGATCCGGTACTCTACGTTTCTAATCCCGATGGCATGAACGGGGATTTGCGTCGGAAAACCCTAGACGCTATCAATCATATTAACCAGCAGGAGTATCAGGAAGTAGGCGACCCAGAAATTCTGACCCGAATTTCTCAGTACGAAATGGCCTATCGGATGCAAACCTCCGTGCCTGAGGTAATGAGCATTGCGGATGAGCCCGAATATATTCACCAAATGTACGGTACCGAACCCGGCAAAGCTTCGTTTGCTAACAATTGCCTACTGGCTCGCCGTCTAATTGAGCAAGGTGTTCGGTTTGTACAGCTTTTCGACTGGGGTTGGGATTCTCACGGCACTGGAGTGGATACTGCGCTAGAAGCGGGATTCAAAGATAAGTGTCGCTCGGTAGACCGTCCCATGACCGCCCTGCTCAAAGATTTAAAGCAGCGGGGGCTGCTAGACGAAACGCTAATAGTTTGGGGGGGAGAATTTGGTCGGACTCCCATGCAGGAAAACCGCAACGGTAAAGAGATGCCGTTTATGGGGCGTGATCACCATACCGAAGCCTTTTCTATGTGGATGGCCGGGGGCGGATTGAAAGGCGGTTATACCCACGGCGAAACCGACGAGATTGGCTACTACGCGACGAAAGACCGAGTGCATATCCACGATTTGCAAGCCACTATGCTACATCTGCTGGGTATGGATCATGAAAAGCTAACCTACCATTTTCAGGGTCGGGATTTCCGCCTTACTGATGTCCACGGTAAGGTAGTTCGTAAAATCTTAGCCTAG
- a CDS encoding MarR family winged helix-turn-helix transcriptional regulator, with protein MVRKYRYIFKPITLREQVASVVFLYLRRSTENQTMTTHDPYSEYSFLLEKTQRRIKQYAQKKFTEFDFGVTVDQWMVLKQLYVRSDLSQSELAEAIYKGMPTLTRIVDLLCAKGLTERIADPQDRRKYQVHLTSAGEAKVEEMKPKVGKIRKAAWQGLQPEDFEHFRSTLNKIYKNLET; from the coding sequence ATGGTACGGAAATACCGCTACATTTTCAAGCCAATCACCCTCCGGGAGCAAGTAGCTTCGGTAGTTTTTCTATATTTGAGACGATCCACTGAAAATCAAACAATGACTACCCACGACCCCTACAGCGAATACTCATTTCTATTAGAAAAAACCCAACGCCGGATTAAACAGTACGCCCAGAAGAAATTTACCGAATTTGACTTTGGGGTAACCGTAGACCAGTGGATGGTGCTAAAACAATTGTATGTCCGCTCAGATTTAAGTCAGAGCGAACTAGCTGAGGCTATTTACAAGGGAATGCCTACGCTCACTCGCATTGTAGACCTACTTTGCGCCAAAGGGCTTACCGAACGTATTGCCGACCCCCAAGACCGCCGAAAGTACCAAGTGCATCTCACTAGTGCTGGTGAAGCTAAAGTAGAAGAAATGAAGCCGAAAGTGGGTAAAATTCGTAAAGCGGCTTGGCAGGGATTGCAGCCTGAAGATTTTGAGCACTTTCGGTCTACCCTCAACAAGATTTACAAAAATCTGGAAACGTAA
- a CDS encoding GNAT family N-acetyltransferase: MEFIIRQATVDDIPLLNQLAQFSIRQLGGKYYSPQQVESSLKYLFGVDTRIVLDGTYYAVEEAGKVVACGGWSRRKTPFGGDQASDQLNFELRNPAVDPAVIRAFYVHPDWARQGIARQLLHHCETQALRDGFNWFELTATLSGFPFYSRYGYHETGKVAMTLPDSVTIPGMKMVKHP; this comes from the coding sequence ATGGAGTTCATTATCCGACAGGCGACGGTAGATGATATTCCATTATTGAATCAACTAGCTCAGTTTTCTATCCGCCAGCTCGGTGGCAAGTACTATTCTCCTCAGCAAGTAGAAAGCTCACTGAAGTACTTATTCGGTGTTGATACTCGGATAGTGCTCGATGGTACATATTATGCAGTTGAGGAAGCCGGTAAAGTTGTTGCCTGTGGCGGATGGAGTCGTCGCAAAACTCCCTTTGGTGGCGATCAGGCGAGTGATCAGCTCAACTTCGAGTTACGCAATCCAGCGGTTGACCCAGCCGTTATTCGCGCCTTTTACGTGCATCCCGATTGGGCTCGTCAAGGCATTGCTCGTCAGCTTCTTCATCACTGCGAAACCCAGGCTCTTCGTGATGGTTTTAATTGGTTTGAACTTACGGCTACCCTGAGTGGCTTTCCTTTCTATTCCCGCTACGGCTACCATGAAACTGGAAAGGTAGCCATGACGCTTCCTGATTCCGTCACTATCCCCGGAATGAAAATGGTGAAACATCCTTAG
- a CDS encoding Gfo/Idh/MocA family protein, whose product MKTLQIGVAGLGFIGPAHIEALRRIPNLHVAAISDMNEEIAQEKADQLGVDAAYGSYEELLAHEGLDCIHICTPNHLHYPMAKAALEAGINVVCEKPLSMTIAEAEELVELAEKTGLVNAVHFNIRYYPLVRQMKAMRENGDLGDIYSVIGTYLQDWLFYATDYNWRLEPQYSGDSRAIADIGSHLMDLIEHVTGLQIKEVMADFSTVHPTRKKPLKPVETYSGKMLKPEDYADVPIETEDFATVLLRFSNGNKGTLTVSQVSAGRKNRINVEIAGSKKTVAWCSESPNEIWIGERDVPNGQLLRDPALVDGAASKLISFPGGHNEGFPDTSKQLFKQVYGAIRDGKHETGLYPTFADGLRELYLGEAIVESNKKQAWVTI is encoded by the coding sequence ATGAAAACCTTACAAATTGGCGTAGCCGGACTTGGCTTTATCGGGCCCGCCCACATCGAGGCTCTTCGTCGAATTCCCAATCTGCACGTAGCAGCCATTAGCGACATGAACGAAGAGATTGCTCAGGAAAAAGCCGATCAATTGGGCGTTGATGCTGCTTACGGCAGTTACGAAGAACTGTTAGCGCACGAAGGTCTGGACTGTATTCATATCTGTACACCCAATCATTTGCACTACCCGATGGCGAAAGCGGCTTTAGAAGCAGGTATCAACGTAGTTTGTGAGAAGCCGCTCTCTATGACCATTGCCGAAGCCGAAGAGCTGGTAGAACTGGCAGAGAAAACCGGATTGGTGAATGCGGTTCACTTCAACATTCGTTACTATCCGCTGGTACGACAGATGAAAGCCATGCGGGAGAATGGTGATCTGGGAGATATTTACTCCGTGATCGGTACCTATCTGCAAGATTGGCTATTCTACGCTACCGATTACAACTGGCGACTGGAGCCTCAGTATTCGGGCGATTCTCGCGCTATTGCAGATATCGGATCTCACCTGATGGATTTGATTGAGCATGTAACCGGCTTACAGATTAAGGAAGTAATGGCTGATTTCTCTACGGTACATCCTACCAGGAAAAAGCCCTTAAAACCTGTAGAAACTTATTCAGGCAAGATGCTCAAGCCGGAAGATTACGCCGATGTACCCATTGAAACCGAAGACTTTGCTACCGTACTGCTTCGCTTCAGTAACGGCAATAAGGGAACGCTAACGGTTAGTCAAGTCTCAGCCGGACGTAAGAATCGTATAAATGTAGAAATTGCCGGATCGAAGAAAACCGTTGCTTGGTGCTCGGAGTCACCTAATGAAATTTGGATCGGTGAACGCGATGTGCCTAACGGTCAACTGTTACGTGATCCCGCTTTAGTAGACGGAGCTGCTTCCAAGTTGATCTCTTTCCCTGGTGGTCACAACGAAGGGTTCCCCGATACGTCTAAGCAATTGTTCAAACAAGTATACGGAGCTATCCGCGACGGCAAGCACGAAACGGGTTTGTACCCAACTTTTGCCGACGGATTACGAGAGCTCTATCTAGGCGAAGCCATCGTAGAAAGTAACAAGAAACAGGCTTGGGTAACGATCTAG
- a CDS encoding NAD(P)/FAD-dependent oxidoreductase, whose protein sequence is MVQSIEDKRVETDICTIGAGPVGLFAVFEAGLLKMRCHLIDALPQIGGQLSEIYPKKPIYDIPGYPDILAQDLVNNLEQQIAPFHPTATLGERVEELDRLEDDSFRLQTNEGTEVFCKVVVIAGGLGCFEPRKPAVENLEQYEGKGIAYIIKNPEKFRGKKLVLAGGGDSALDWTLYLSELAEEVTLVHRGSTFRGAPDSAEKVMSLADQKKINLQLNANVTAIQGNGMLNACVITDKAKNSVTVDTDYFIPLFGLSPKLGPIADWNLNLDRNAIVVNTEDYSTNVPGIYAIGDINTYPGKLKLILCGFHEAALMSHSAYRIVSGGKKPSFKYTTVNGAPTM, encoded by the coding sequence ATGGTACAAAGTATTGAAGATAAGCGAGTAGAAACTGACATTTGCACCATTGGTGCCGGGCCGGTAGGTTTGTTTGCGGTATTTGAGGCAGGCTTGCTAAAAATGCGTTGCCATCTGATTGATGCCTTACCGCAAATTGGTGGTCAGCTATCCGAAATTTATCCTAAAAAGCCCATTTACGATATTCCGGGCTACCCCGATATTCTCGCTCAAGATTTAGTGAACAACCTGGAACAGCAAATTGCTCCCTTCCACCCTACCGCCACGCTGGGCGAGCGAGTGGAAGAACTGGATCGGCTGGAAGATGATTCGTTTCGACTACAAACAAATGAAGGTACCGAAGTATTCTGCAAAGTGGTTGTCATCGCCGGTGGTTTGGGCTGCTTTGAGCCTCGCAAACCCGCCGTTGAAAATCTGGAACAATACGAGGGCAAAGGCATCGCTTACATTATTAAGAACCCGGAGAAGTTTCGAGGTAAAAAATTGGTTCTAGCCGGAGGCGGTGACTCTGCTTTGGACTGGACACTGTATCTTTCCGAGCTAGCCGAAGAAGTTACGCTAGTACACCGAGGCAGTACTTTCCGGGGTGCTCCTGATTCAGCCGAGAAAGTGATGAGCCTGGCGGATCAAAAGAAAATCAACCTTCAGCTCAATGCCAATGTTACCGCCATTCAAGGAAATGGTATGCTCAATGCTTGTGTCATCACTGATAAAGCAAAAAATTCGGTTACCGTTGACACTGATTACTTTATCCCTTTGTTTGGTCTGAGCCCAAAACTTGGCCCCATTGCTGACTGGAACTTGAACCTAGATCGTAACGCCATTGTGGTAAATACCGAAGATTATTCTACCAACGTGCCCGGCATCTACGCCATAGGTGACATCAATACCTACCCTGGTAAACTAAAACTGATTCTCTGCGGCTTTCATGAAGCGGCACTTATGTCGCACTCAGCCTACCGAATTGTGAGCGGTGGTAAGAAGCCTAGTTTTAAGTATACGACGGTAAACGGAGCTCCAACGATGTAA
- a CDS encoding sugar phosphate isomerase/epimerase family protein, producing MQQLGFVSAILAEKPFEEVIDFASENKFACVEIMCWPVGKAERRYAGVTHIDVDELDYDQLSHIQDYLKQKNVFISGLGYYPNPLAADESKALQEIEHIKKIIPAAAKLGIPVVNTFVGREPSRSADSNFAVFKERFPEIVKVAEQHNINIGIENCPMFFTQDEWPGGKNLAYSPANWDRMFDIIPSPNFGLNYDPSHLVWMQMDEIQPIYDYQDRIHHVHLKDVKVYRDKLNRVGVLATPLEYHSPKLPGLGDVRWRDFFSALTTIGYKGPTCIEVEDKAFEDSEEAIKSSILIARNYVNQFFT from the coding sequence ATGCAACAACTTGGATTTGTGAGTGCCATTCTGGCCGAAAAACCCTTTGAAGAAGTAATCGACTTTGCTTCCGAAAATAAGTTTGCCTGCGTAGAAATTATGTGCTGGCCAGTAGGGAAAGCCGAACGTCGTTACGCTGGGGTTACTCATATTGATGTGGATGAATTGGATTATGACCAGCTAAGCCATATTCAGGATTATCTCAAGCAAAAGAACGTCTTCATTTCCGGGTTGGGCTATTACCCTAATCCATTAGCGGCTGATGAAAGTAAAGCCCTACAGGAGATTGAACACATTAAGAAAATTATTCCGGCAGCAGCTAAACTGGGTATTCCGGTAGTCAATACGTTTGTAGGGCGTGAGCCCAGTCGAAGTGCAGACAGTAACTTTGCGGTATTTAAAGAGCGTTTTCCGGAGATTGTGAAAGTGGCCGAGCAGCATAATATTAATATTGGTATTGAAAACTGCCCGATGTTCTTCACTCAAGACGAGTGGCCGGGCGGAAAGAACTTAGCCTATAGCCCGGCGAATTGGGATCGGATGTTTGATATTATTCCCAGTCCTAATTTTGGTCTCAATTATGATCCGTCCCACCTGGTATGGATGCAAATGGATGAGATACAACCTATTTACGATTATCAAGATCGTATTCATCACGTGCATTTGAAGGATGTGAAAGTGTACCGCGATAAGCTTAATCGGGTAGGGGTGCTGGCTACTCCGCTGGAGTATCATTCGCCTAAATTACCTGGTTTGGGAGATGTCCGATGGCGGGATTTCTTTTCTGCGTTAACCACTATTGGCTACAAAGGGCCAACCTGCATTGAAGTAGAAGATAAGGCTTTCGAGGATTCAGAAGAAGCGATCAAATCCTCTATCCTAATCGCTCGCAATTACGTCAACCAATTCTTCACTTAA
- a CDS encoding c-type cytochrome domain-containing protein: METPDIVLFFGRFHPIILHLPIGFLVLAFLLELLSRIERFKAYRPAVGLALFLGAASALVAVILGLMLAEGGGYGEELLGLHKWLGIATVVLAIVAYVLYLQRNKQGNPALDKAYVSALSVMILVLMGAGHYGGSLTHGSDYLTQYMPNPLRKLAGLPEKESKEEKLITNLEEAVVYTDIIHPILDSRCVSCHNPDKKKGELMMHTADALLAGGENGDIFVPGDPETSEMLVRVHLPLVDEYHMPPDGKSQLSDDQITLLTWWIEQGASFDKTVAQIEVNEETQLVLNTLLDPNANKTEVEVLLASEVTPADEQLVSNIQQRGVMIMPLAEEVHWLQVNVPRSASADSLMSELGKAAEQITWLDLGNTATTDEALNALPQFKNLTRLHLENTQVTDAGLASIAELPYLEYLNLYGTKVTDEGVQQLAQMKNLRRLYLWQTEVTKQGATQLQEANPSLEINLGVEDWNAVKADSAVALR; encoded by the coding sequence TTGGAAACTCCTGATATTGTTCTTTTCTTCGGCCGCTTTCACCCCATTATTCTTCACTTGCCCATTGGCTTTTTAGTACTGGCATTTTTACTAGAATTGCTTTCTCGGATTGAACGCTTTAAAGCATACCGACCCGCAGTAGGCTTAGCTCTCTTTTTGGGTGCAGCTTCCGCACTAGTAGCGGTCATATTGGGATTAATGCTGGCTGAGGGCGGTGGCTACGGCGAAGAACTACTCGGCCTGCACAAGTGGCTAGGGATTGCTACGGTAGTGCTAGCCATAGTGGCGTATGTACTATATTTGCAACGCAATAAGCAGGGAAATCCAGCTTTGGATAAAGCCTACGTATCGGCTCTATCGGTAATGATACTGGTACTAATGGGAGCGGGGCACTACGGAGGTTCACTCACGCACGGTTCGGATTATCTTACGCAGTACATGCCCAACCCTCTGAGAAAGCTGGCTGGTCTACCTGAAAAGGAAAGTAAAGAAGAAAAGTTAATTACCAATCTGGAAGAGGCTGTCGTGTACACCGATATTATTCATCCAATCTTGGATTCTCGTTGTGTTTCCTGTCATAACCCCGATAAGAAAAAAGGGGAGTTAATGATGCACACGGCGGATGCACTACTGGCCGGCGGTGAGAATGGCGATATTTTCGTGCCCGGCGACCCCGAAACCAGTGAGATGCTGGTTCGGGTTCATTTACCACTCGTTGATGAGTACCACATGCCGCCCGATGGTAAATCGCAGTTGAGCGATGATCAAATTACGTTGCTGACTTGGTGGATAGAACAGGGGGCTTCTTTTGATAAGACTGTCGCCCAAATTGAGGTAAACGAAGAAACCCAACTAGTGCTAAACACGCTGCTTGACCCTAACGCCAACAAAACGGAGGTCGAGGTGCTGCTAGCTTCGGAAGTAACTCCTGCCGATGAGCAGTTAGTCAGCAATATTCAACAGCGCGGAGTGATGATTATGCCGTTGGCCGAAGAAGTGCATTGGCTGCAAGTGAATGTGCCTCGGTCGGCTTCGGCTGACTCGCTCATGAGTGAACTAGGAAAAGCGGCTGAGCAAATTACTTGGCTAGATTTAGGCAATACCGCTACTACGGATGAAGCTCTTAACGCACTGCCACAGTTTAAGAACCTAACTCGCCTGCATCTGGAAAATACCCAAGTAACTGATGCCGGGCTTGCTTCTATCGCCGAGCTACCTTATCTGGAATATCTCAACCTTTACGGCACCAAGGTTACCGATGAAGGTGTGCAGCAATTAGCCCAAATGAAGAATTTACGGCGGCTCTATCTGTGGCAAACTGAAGTGACTAAGCAAGGTGCTACCCAATTGCAGGAGGCGAACCCTAGTTTGGAAATCAATCTGGGAGTTGAAGACTGGAATGCTGTAAAAGCCGACAGTGCCGTGGCTTTGCGCTAA